Proteins from a single region of Azospira inquinata:
- the rpsF gene encoding 30S ribosomal protein S6, with translation MRHYEIVFIVHPDQSEQVPAMVERYRSIVTSRSGLIHRLEDWGRRQLAYPIEKVHKAHYVLMNIECDAETLAELEHSFKFNDAVLRHLIVKMKAAVITPSPMMKEEKSKSLLEAKGEVKAEAAAQPAAEQPAAEQPAA, from the coding sequence ATGCGCCATTACGAAATCGTCTTTATCGTCCATCCGGACCAAAGCGAGCAGGTTCCGGCCATGGTCGAGCGTTATCGGTCCATCGTCACCAGCCGCAGTGGTCTCATTCACCGTCTGGAAGACTGGGGCCGTCGCCAACTGGCCTACCCCATCGAGAAGGTGCACAAGGCCCATTACGTGCTCATGAACATCGAGTGCGATGCGGAAACCCTGGCCGAACTGGAACACTCCTTCAAGTTCAACGACGCCGTGCTGCGTCACCTCATCGTCAAGATGAAGGCTGCGGTAATCACGCCTTCTCCCATGATGAAGGAAGAAAAGTCCAAGTCCTTGCTGGAAGCTAAGGGCGAGGTCAAGGCTGAAGCCGCCGCTCAGCCCGCTGCTGAGCAGCCTGCCGCTGAACAGCCCGCCGCCTAA
- a CDS encoding sulfite exporter TauE/SafE family protein, translating into MDWLYTLSGFIVGTIVGFTGVGGGSLMTPLLVLLFGVHPSTAVGTDLLYAAVTKSGGTLVHARQGQVRWDIVGRLAIGSIPATALTLTILAQLPKQGPAAAHLISIGLGLALLGTAAAILLRKRIQALGQKHSHPEGGPAAPRHLTAITVAVGALLGVLVSLSSVGAGALGTAALFFLYPRLPTQQIVGSDVAHAVPLTLVAGIGHWFIGSVDFHLLGTLLLGSLPGIWIGSTLSARVPERVLRPLLAGTLVLVGTKLIAA; encoded by the coding sequence ATGGACTGGCTCTACACCCTTTCAGGCTTCATCGTCGGCACCATTGTCGGGTTCACCGGCGTGGGAGGCGGCTCCTTGATGACGCCCCTGCTGGTCCTCCTGTTCGGGGTCCATCCCAGCACCGCCGTGGGCACCGATCTGCTCTACGCCGCCGTAACCAAAAGCGGCGGCACCCTGGTACACGCCCGCCAGGGCCAGGTGCGCTGGGACATCGTGGGCCGCCTGGCCATCGGCAGCATTCCGGCCACCGCCCTGACCCTCACCATTCTGGCCCAATTGCCCAAACAGGGCCCGGCCGCCGCCCACCTCATTTCCATTGGTCTGGGCCTGGCCCTGCTGGGCACCGCCGCGGCCATTCTGCTGCGCAAGCGGATTCAGGCCCTGGGCCAGAAACACAGCCATCCGGAAGGCGGGCCCGCCGCGCCCCGCCATCTGACGGCCATTACGGTGGCCGTGGGCGCCCTGCTGGGAGTGCTAGTCTCCCTCTCCTCCGTCGGGGCGGGGGCCCTGGGCACCGCCGCCCTGTTTTTCCTCTACCCCCGCCTGCCCACCCAGCAGATCGTGGGCAGCGACGTGGCCCATGCGGTGCCCCTGACCCTGGTGGCGGGCATTGGCCACTGGTTTATTGGCAGCGTGGATTTCCACCTGCTGGGCACCCTCCTGCTAGGCTCCCTGCCCGGCATCTGGATCGGCAGCACCCTGTCCGCCCGGGTGCCGGAGCGGGTGCTGCGGCCCCTGCTGGCCGGTACTCTGGTCCTGGTAGGCACCAAGCTCATCGCCGCCTAA
- a CDS encoding phosphoadenylyl-sulfate reductase — MSVIPSQFKVSPELKAAVAAKADSARRLLADIARDFSPVAFANSLGAEDMVLTDLIRQDQLPITIFSLDTGRLPAETYDLMAAVEERYGFHLEVYYPRHEAVESYVRDQGINGFYRSVELRKACCHARKVEPLSRALAGRQAWITGLRAQQSATRQGLPLRERDETHGLEKFNPLADWTEKEVWAYLLDHEVPYNRLHDQFYPSIGCAPCTRAVTPGEDIRSGRWWWEAPATKECGLHVKG; from the coding sequence ATGAGCGTCATTCCCAGCCAATTCAAAGTCAGCCCGGAACTCAAGGCCGCCGTGGCGGCCAAGGCGGACAGCGCCCGCCGCCTGCTGGCGGACATCGCCCGGGATTTCAGCCCGGTGGCCTTCGCCAACAGCCTGGGGGCGGAAGACATGGTGCTCACCGACCTGATCCGCCAGGACCAGCTCCCCATCACCATCTTCTCCCTGGATACGGGCCGCCTGCCGGCGGAAACCTACGATCTCATGGCCGCCGTGGAAGAACGCTACGGCTTCCACCTGGAGGTGTACTACCCCCGCCATGAGGCGGTGGAAAGTTATGTGCGGGACCAGGGTATCAACGGCTTTTACCGTTCCGTGGAACTGCGCAAGGCCTGCTGCCACGCCCGCAAGGTGGAGCCCCTGAGCCGGGCCCTGGCGGGCCGCCAAGCTTGGATCACCGGCCTGCGGGCCCAGCAGTCCGCCACCCGCCAGGGCCTGCCCCTGCGGGAGCGGGACGAAACCCACGGCCTGGAAAAATTCAATCCCCTGGCGGACTGGACGGAAAAGGAAGTGTGGGCCTACCTCCTGGACCATGAGGTGCCCTACAACCGGCTCCACGACCAGTTCTACCCCAGCATCGGCTGTGCCCCCTGCACCCGGGCCGTGACCCCGGGGGAAGACATCCGCTCCGGCCGCTGGTGGTGGGAAGCCCCGGCCACCAAGGAATGCGGCCTCCACGTCAAAGGCTGA
- the rpsR gene encoding 30S ribosomal protein S18, which translates to MARPFFKKKDDDKKKRRGGGMFKRRKFCRFSAEKVEWIDYKDVDVLKDFIAENAKIMPARLTGTKAHYQRQLGVAIKRARYLALLPYTDNHA; encoded by the coding sequence ATGGCTAGACCCTTTTTCAAGAAAAAGGACGATGACAAAAAGAAGCGTCGTGGTGGTGGCATGTTCAAGCGTCGGAAATTCTGCCGCTTCTCTGCCGAGAAAGTGGAATGGATTGATTACAAGGACGTGGACGTGCTGAAGGATTTCATCGCCGAAAACGCCAAGATCATGCCCGCCCGCCTGACCGGTACCAAGGCCCACTACCAGCGTCAGCTGGGGGTTGCGATCAAGCGCGCCCGTTACCTGGCCCTGCTGCCCTACACCGACAACCACGCCTAA
- a CDS encoding AI-2E family transporter codes for MPKSAPLRPQAHFSPVDIGALILAGLALVLVLCLHLLPALLAGLLIYELTHLLAPHVPAFLSRAGRPKMVAVILLATLIITILVAAAMGITTFIAQEGGSPAALLQKMADIIEGTRPHLPLWLGGTLPSDPEVLKGYIIDWLRNHATELQGIGKDAGRGLVHILLGMVVGAIVALHQARPPKDSRPLAAALTLRAARLGNAFRRIVFAQVRIAALNACLTGLYLEGGLRLSGIDLPFSKTLIVLTFFIGLIPVLGNLVTNTIIVVVSLSVSVPVATASLVFLILIHKLEYFLNARIVGGQIDAHSWELLIAMLAMEAAFGVPGVIAAPVYYAYLKTELRAARLV; via the coding sequence ATGCCCAAGTCCGCTCCCCTCCGCCCCCAAGCCCACTTTTCCCCCGTTGATATCGGTGCCCTGATCCTGGCCGGACTGGCCCTGGTCCTGGTGCTCTGCCTCCACCTACTGCCCGCTCTCCTGGCCGGGCTGCTGATCTACGAACTGACCCACCTGCTGGCGCCCCACGTGCCCGCCTTTCTCTCCCGGGCCGGACGGCCCAAGATGGTGGCGGTCATCCTCCTGGCGACCCTGATCATTACCATTCTGGTGGCCGCGGCCATGGGCATTACCACCTTCATCGCCCAGGAGGGAGGCTCCCCTGCCGCCCTGCTGCAAAAAATGGCGGACATTATCGAAGGCACCCGGCCCCACCTGCCCCTCTGGCTGGGGGGCACCCTGCCCAGCGATCCGGAAGTATTGAAGGGCTACATCATTGACTGGCTGCGTAACCACGCCACGGAATTGCAGGGCATTGGCAAGGACGCGGGCCGGGGCCTGGTCCATATTCTCCTGGGCATGGTGGTGGGGGCCATTGTGGCCCTGCACCAGGCCCGTCCCCCCAAGGACAGCCGCCCCCTGGCCGCCGCCCTGACCCTGCGGGCCGCCCGGCTGGGCAACGCCTTCCGCCGCATTGTCTTTGCCCAGGTGCGCATCGCCGCCCTGAACGCCTGCCTCACCGGTCTCTACCTGGAAGGGGGTCTGCGCCTGAGCGGCATCGACCTGCCCTTCAGCAAGACCCTCATCGTCCTCACCTTCTTCATCGGCCTAATCCCGGTGCTGGGCAATCTGGTCACCAACACCATTATCGTGGTGGTCAGCCTGAGCGTTTCCGTCCCCGTGGCCACCGCCTCCCTGGTGTTCCTCATCCTCATCCACAAGCTGGAATACTTCCTCAACGCCCGCATCGTGGGCGGCCAGATCGACGCCCATTCCTGGGAACTGCTTATCGCCATGCTGGCCATGGAAGCGGCGTTCGGCGTACCCGGGGTGATCGCCGCCCCGGTCTATTACGCTTACCTGAAGACAGAATTGCGGGCTGCCCGGCTGGTTTAA
- the cysB gene encoding HTH-type transcriptional regulator CysB, with translation MKLQQLRYLVEVSRRGLNVSEAAEALYTSQPGVSKQIKMLEDELGIIVFERSGKRLTGITEPGKAVLEISNRILREAENLKRVGEEFAGGDSGSLVVATTHTQARYALPPVVKRFTERYAKVRLHIHQGSPAQIAEWTSSGEADLAIATEALDSFPQLLTMPCYQWTHCVIAPDGHPVLNQGPLTLSLLARYPLITYDPAFTGGGRISQTFERQGLTPNIVLSAIDADVIKTYVGLGLGLGIIARIAFDPARDTGLQALDAAHLFPSNTTRLGLRRGTYLRRYEYDFIEFFAPHLTRKAVERSMQGALSGADEYQL, from the coding sequence ATGAAGCTGCAACAGCTACGTTACCTGGTGGAAGTCTCCCGGCGGGGACTGAATGTTTCCGAGGCGGCGGAGGCACTTTACACCTCCCAGCCCGGGGTTTCCAAACAGATCAAGATGTTGGAAGACGAGCTGGGCATCATCGTTTTCGAGCGTAGCGGCAAGCGCCTCACCGGCATTACGGAACCGGGCAAGGCGGTGCTGGAAATCTCCAACCGCATTCTGCGGGAAGCGGAAAACCTGAAGCGGGTGGGGGAAGAATTCGCCGGCGGGGATTCGGGCAGTCTGGTGGTAGCTACCACCCACACCCAGGCCCGCTACGCCCTGCCGCCGGTGGTGAAACGCTTTACCGAGCGCTACGCCAAGGTGCGCCTGCACATTCACCAGGGCAGTCCCGCCCAGATTGCGGAATGGACCTCCAGCGGGGAGGCGGATCTGGCCATTGCCACCGAGGCCCTGGATAGTTTCCCTCAGCTGCTCACCATGCCCTGCTACCAATGGACCCACTGCGTCATTGCCCCGGACGGCCATCCGGTGCTGAACCAGGGGCCCCTTACCCTGTCCCTCCTGGCCCGCTATCCCCTCATCACCTATGATCCGGCGTTCACCGGGGGCGGGCGCATCAGCCAGACCTTTGAGCGCCAGGGCCTGACCCCCAACATCGTCCTCTCCGCCATCGATGCGGATGTGATCAAGACCTATGTGGGTTTGGGCCTGGGCCTGGGCATCATCGCCCGCATCGCCTTCGATCCGGCCCGGGACACGGGCCTCCAGGCTCTGGACGCGGCCCACCTGTTCCCCTCCAATACCACCCGTCTGGGCCTGCGCCGGGGTACCTACCTGCGCCGCTATGAATACGATTTCATCGAATTCTTCGCTCCCCACCTGACCCGCAAGGCAGTGGAGCGCTCCATGCAGGGCGCCCTGAGCGGGGCGGACGAATACCAGTTGTAG
- a CDS encoding nitrite/sulfite reductase translates to MYQYNEDDKRFLQERVSQFRGQVQRWQSGELSNDEFKPLRLQNGLYVQRYAPMFRIAVPYGLLAARQLRRLARIARDYDKGYGHFTTRHNLQFNWIPIERVPDALGELAEVNLHAIQTSGNCIRNVTSDQLAGVAPDEILDPRPFAEIVRQWSTFHPEFAFLPRKFKIAISGAREDRALTWFHDVGLRLVEDAQGEPGFQVIVGGGLGRTPIRGQEIKAFLPWAHLLTYLEAIVRTYNRYGRRDNAFKARIKILVQALGVEKFAAEVDLEWQYLKDGPSTLTREEYDRVAQDFAAPAYQTLPAQSAAQEQLAATDKAFARWLERNVAPHRVPGYAAVTLSLKAPGRAPGDVTAEQMDLVADLAERYSFGELRVTHEQNLVLADVVRDQLPDLWREARAAGLATPNIGLLTDIICCPGGDFCDLANAKSIPIANALQARFEDLDYLYDIGDLELNISGCMNSCGHHHVGHIGILGVDKGKEEWYQITLGGRQGNDARLGKVLGPSIPGAEVPDAVETIIRLYIDNRQEGESFLQALDRIGTGLFKETLFGARLKGVNAAPAA, encoded by the coding sequence ATGTATCAATACAACGAAGACGACAAACGCTTTCTCCAGGAACGGGTCAGCCAGTTCCGGGGGCAAGTGCAACGCTGGCAGAGTGGCGAACTGAGCAACGACGAGTTCAAGCCTCTGCGCCTGCAAAACGGCCTCTACGTCCAGCGCTATGCCCCCATGTTCCGTATTGCCGTGCCCTACGGGCTCCTGGCTGCCCGCCAGCTGCGCCGCCTGGCCCGCATTGCCCGGGACTACGACAAGGGCTACGGCCACTTCACCACCCGGCACAATCTCCAGTTCAACTGGATTCCCATCGAACGGGTGCCCGACGCCCTGGGGGAACTGGCGGAAGTGAATCTCCACGCCATCCAGACTTCCGGCAACTGCATCCGCAACGTGACCAGCGACCAGCTGGCAGGGGTGGCCCCGGACGAAATCCTGGACCCCCGGCCCTTCGCGGAAATCGTCCGCCAGTGGAGCACCTTCCACCCGGAATTCGCCTTCCTGCCCCGCAAATTCAAGATCGCCATTTCCGGCGCCCGGGAAGACCGGGCCCTGACCTGGTTCCACGACGTGGGCCTGCGTCTGGTGGAGGATGCCCAGGGGGAACCGGGCTTTCAGGTCATTGTGGGGGGCGGCCTGGGCCGTACCCCGATCCGGGGCCAGGAGATCAAAGCCTTCCTGCCCTGGGCCCATCTGCTCACCTACCTGGAAGCCATCGTCCGCACCTATAACCGCTACGGCCGCCGGGACAACGCCTTCAAGGCCCGCATCAAAATTCTGGTCCAGGCCCTGGGGGTGGAGAAATTCGCCGCCGAGGTGGACCTGGAATGGCAGTACCTGAAGGATGGCCCCAGCACCTTGACCCGGGAAGAATACGACCGGGTGGCCCAAGATTTCGCCGCCCCGGCCTACCAGACCCTGCCCGCCCAAAGCGCCGCCCAGGAACAATTGGCCGCAACGGACAAAGCCTTCGCCCGCTGGCTGGAGCGCAATGTGGCCCCCCACCGGGTGCCGGGCTACGCCGCCGTGACCCTGTCCCTGAAAGCCCCGGGCCGGGCCCCGGGAGACGTGACGGCGGAACAGATGGACCTGGTGGCGGACCTGGCGGAACGCTACAGCTTTGGCGAGCTGCGGGTCACCCACGAACAGAATCTGGTCCTGGCCGACGTGGTCCGGGACCAGCTCCCGGACCTGTGGCGGGAAGCCCGGGCCGCCGGCCTGGCCACCCCCAACATTGGGTTGCTCACGGACATCATCTGCTGCCCCGGGGGGGATTTCTGCGACCTGGCCAACGCCAAGTCCATTCCCATCGCCAACGCCCTCCAGGCCCGCTTTGAAGACCTGGACTATCTCTACGACATTGGCGACCTGGAACTCAATATTTCCGGCTGCATGAATTCCTGCGGCCACCACCACGTGGGCCACATCGGCATTCTGGGGGTGGATAAGGGCAAGGAGGAGTGGTACCAGATCACCCTGGGGGGCCGTCAGGGCAACGACGCCCGCCTGGGCAAGGTGCTGGGCCCCTCCATTCCCGGGGCCGAGGTGCCGGATGCGGTGGAAACCATCATCCGCCTCTACATTGATAATCGCCAAGAAGGGGAAAGCTTTCTCCAGGCCCTGGACCGGATCGGCACCGGGCTCTTCAAGGAAACCCTCTTCGGCGCCCGTCTGAAGGGCGTCAATGCTGCTCCTGCGGCCTGA
- the priB gene encoding primosomal replication protein N: MAVSANHVEISGVLIERKALRYTPAGVPVSEGRLRHESELTEAGKPRLVECEIGVIALGDSAQWLQSAAAGGRMKIIGFLASRSRNSRQPVLHVERIEFLEGNENG, translated from the coding sequence TTGGCTGTTTCCGCGAATCACGTCGAAATCTCCGGCGTTCTCATTGAACGCAAGGCCTTGCGTTATACGCCGGCCGGAGTCCCGGTCTCGGAAGGGCGCCTGCGCCACGAGTCGGAATTGACGGAAGCGGGAAAACCACGGCTGGTCGAATGTGAAATCGGGGTAATTGCCCTGGGAGATTCAGCTCAGTGGTTACAAAGCGCGGCAGCCGGCGGGCGGATGAAGATCATCGGATTCCTCGCCTCCCGCAGCCGCAACAGCCGACAGCCCGTATTGCATGTAGAACGAATCGAATTTTTGGAAGGAAACGAAAATGGCTAG
- a CDS encoding DUF934 domain-containing protein, translating to MAHIIKNRRLVEDTWQRLILAEGETAATVALPPGPLLVPLTVWQARQADLAERAAAGEIGVWLAAGEAPEALLPDLDRMALVAVDFPKFTDGRGYSSARLIRERYGYQGEIRAVGDVLPDQLFYMSRCGIDAFALQEGRSPDTALALLDTFHDAYQTGTDRPVPLFRRR from the coding sequence ATGGCACACATCATCAAAAATCGCCGCCTGGTGGAAGACACCTGGCAACGCCTGATCCTGGCGGAAGGGGAAACGGCGGCCACCGTGGCCCTGCCCCCTGGCCCCCTGCTGGTTCCCCTGACCGTCTGGCAGGCCCGCCAGGCCGACCTGGCGGAGCGGGCCGCCGCGGGAGAAATCGGCGTCTGGCTGGCCGCCGGAGAAGCCCCGGAAGCCCTGCTCCCGGACCTGGACCGGATGGCCCTGGTGGCCGTGGATTTCCCCAAATTCACCGATGGCCGGGGCTATTCCAGCGCCCGCCTGATTCGGGAACGGTATGGCTACCAGGGGGAAATCCGGGCCGTGGGAGACGTGCTGCCGGACCAGCTCTTTTACATGAGCCGTTGCGGCATCGACGCCTTTGCCCTCCAGGAAGGCCGCAGCCCGGACACCGCCCTGGCGCTCCTGGACACCTTCCACGACGCCTACCAGACCGGAACGGACCGGCCCGTTCCCCTTTTCCGCCGGAGATAA
- a CDS encoding zinc ribbon domain-containing protein gives MSYEYNPNSPRLELPNPYSIQNLALVLAGGVGIIAGVLLLFLIRHHLQTDGVHAGEVAALVASLGLLVLGLLAVALAATQLRFYFGRGKPVSLAQELASDATGAGRGADRVKDMLRQSALTYEEPSGPINGLLHAWLRDLIYAPQPLRYGAEAQFHNLLVVLATLASFLLAWFFFAGSTHGAWVGIFYGLFATRTILRRLSVGGATASAQVGLGGFVVLILLAILLPAIIGLVSHVLPPLESVSVNGQVLATLLAILVATGLFFGAMMAQLGSRPQITPVACDQRTLTMNAHPAQLTEELERQLQAQWQEQIPNRRYVRQPPVIGAKGAFGAELLEETQPFPQSNHLYPSFANCLEANPFRWLTALSFYAALLALLGTLGVALFAARLTDGDSSWGFLTFGLGMLMASAYAFRGSQFLWGRFDFTSTLLWIEMRGSCQSARVDYGNQFQDRVKTAKELFNIENMTLRVWAAEVDSIIYGRQGGRTVVAMRGRPDLAKVYGEHLERFAAGQSLLVAPTSTEDLRRATALGAINRLGGESAGVKLEDAVKAVKAVQAGLLGTEPVAPAPEAAPLCPKCGVTVEAGQRFCAECGASLQNP, from the coding sequence ATGAGCTACGAATACAACCCCAATAGTCCCCGTCTGGAATTACCCAATCCCTATTCCATCCAGAATCTGGCCCTGGTCCTGGCCGGTGGCGTCGGCATCATCGCCGGTGTGCTGCTGCTGTTCCTGATCCGCCACCATCTCCAGACCGACGGGGTGCACGCCGGAGAAGTGGCGGCCCTGGTGGCCTCCCTGGGGCTCCTGGTGCTGGGCCTGCTGGCCGTGGCCTTGGCCGCCACCCAGCTGCGCTTCTACTTTGGCCGGGGCAAGCCGGTCAGCCTGGCTCAGGAACTGGCTTCCGACGCCACCGGCGCGGGCCGGGGGGCGGACCGGGTCAAAGACATGCTGCGCCAGAGCGCCCTGACCTACGAGGAGCCCAGCGGCCCCATCAACGGCCTGCTCCACGCCTGGCTGCGGGATTTGATTTACGCGCCCCAGCCCCTACGCTACGGGGCCGAAGCCCAGTTCCACAATCTCCTGGTGGTGCTGGCCACCCTGGCCAGCTTCCTCTTGGCCTGGTTCTTCTTCGCCGGTTCCACCCACGGGGCCTGGGTGGGGATTTTCTACGGCCTCTTCGCCACCCGCACCATCCTGCGCCGCCTGTCCGTGGGGGGCGCCACCGCCTCCGCCCAGGTGGGCCTGGGGGGCTTTGTGGTGCTGATTCTCCTGGCCATTCTCCTGCCGGCCATCATTGGCCTGGTGTCCCATGTGCTGCCGCCCCTGGAAAGCGTTTCCGTGAACGGCCAGGTGCTGGCTACCCTGCTGGCCATTCTGGTGGCCACGGGCCTCTTTTTCGGCGCCATGATGGCCCAGCTCGGTTCCCGCCCCCAGATCACCCCGGTGGCCTGTGACCAGCGCACCCTGACCATGAACGCCCATCCGGCCCAATTGACCGAGGAACTGGAACGCCAGTTGCAGGCCCAGTGGCAGGAGCAGATTCCCAACCGGCGCTACGTGCGCCAGCCCCCGGTGATTGGTGCCAAGGGGGCGTTTGGGGCCGAGCTGCTGGAAGAAACCCAGCCCTTCCCCCAAAGCAACCATCTCTATCCCAGCTTCGCCAATTGCCTGGAAGCCAATCCGTTCCGCTGGCTCACCGCCCTGAGCTTCTACGCCGCCCTGCTGGCCCTTCTGGGGACCCTGGGGGTGGCCCTCTTTGCGGCCCGGCTGACGGATGGGGACAGCTCCTGGGGCTTCCTCACCTTTGGCCTGGGGATGCTCATGGCCAGCGCCTACGCCTTCCGGGGCAGCCAGTTCCTTTGGGGCCGCTTTGATTTCACCTCCACCCTGCTTTGGATTGAAATGCGGGGCAGCTGCCAGTCCGCCCGGGTGGATTACGGCAACCAGTTCCAGGACCGGGTAAAAACTGCCAAGGAATTGTTCAATATTGAAAACATGACCCTGCGGGTTTGGGCGGCGGAAGTGGATAGCATCATTTACGGCCGCCAAGGCGGTCGTACCGTGGTGGCCATGCGGGGCCGCCCCGATCTGGCCAAGGTCTATGGGGAACATCTGGAACGCTTTGCCGCTGGCCAGAGCCTGCTGGTGGCCCCCACGTCCACGGAAGACTTGCGCCGGGCCACGGCCCTGGGAGCCATCAACCGGCTCGGCGGGGAAAGCGCCGGGGTCAAGCTGGAAGACGCGGTCAAGGCGGTCAAGGCGGTCCAGGCCGGTCTGCTGGGCACGGAACCCGTGGCTCCGGCCCCCGAGGCCGCGCCCCTTTGCCCCAAGTGCGGCGTCACTGTGGAAGCGGGTCAGCGTTTTTGCGCCGAATGCGGCGCCTCCCTGCAAAACCCCTGA
- the rplI gene encoding 50S ribosomal protein L9, whose amino-acid sequence MQIILLEKVVNLGELGDVVKVKDGYARNFLIPSGKAKRATPAAMAEFELKRADLEKAQADKLAAAQAQAEQLNGLMVQITRKAGMDGRLFGSVSNFDIAEALEAQGHKVEKATIRMPLGHLKAIGDYTIDIALHTDVIAQVTVSVLGEH is encoded by the coding sequence ATGCAAATCATTCTTCTGGAAAAGGTCGTCAACCTGGGCGAACTGGGTGACGTGGTCAAGGTCAAGGACGGTTACGCCCGTAACTTCCTGATCCCCTCCGGCAAAGCCAAGCGGGCCACTCCCGCCGCCATGGCCGAGTTCGAACTGAAGCGCGCCGATCTGGAAAAGGCCCAAGCTGACAAGCTGGCCGCTGCCCAGGCCCAGGCCGAACAGCTGAACGGTCTGATGGTGCAAATCACCCGTAAGGCTGGCATGGACGGTCGCCTGTTTGGTTCCGTGAGCAACTTCGACATCGCCGAAGCTCTGGAAGCCCAAGGCCACAAGGTGGAAAAAGCCACCATCCGCATGCCCCTGGGTCACCTCAAGGCCATTGGCGACTACACCATCGATATCGCCCTGCATACCGATGTGATCGCTCAAGTGACCGTGTCCGTCCTCGGCGAACACTAA
- a CDS encoding zinc ribbon domain-containing protein produces MALVIKSWSVKTSPTANEPYVRILGRESGLLSFLLSLVGVDATTTLVITHTHMEFETGSLSGFIRRITPFAHMSSAFYGRFKPWKTAGGLLLFTLFVSGSLVGKGGVLSTLGLLLLLVGGVGALIYYFLNRELTLGFHEDSGAALGITFKRSVIEGQEINEEALRRIIAIVEHLLAGTPVPAQVSLGGAPANPRLAEAAPTSFREVLQPTRPSLCPACHQPVGPEDTFCGSCGRRLD; encoded by the coding sequence ATGGCGCTGGTCATCAAGTCCTGGTCGGTGAAAACTTCACCGACCGCAAATGAGCCCTATGTGCGTATTCTGGGGCGGGAAAGCGGTCTGCTTTCCTTTCTCCTTTCCCTGGTGGGGGTGGATGCCACCACCACCCTGGTCATTACCCACACCCACATGGAATTTGAAACCGGCTCCCTGTCCGGTTTCATCCGCCGCATTACCCCGTTTGCCCACATGAGCTCGGCCTTTTACGGCCGATTTAAGCCCTGGAAAACCGCTGGCGGCCTGCTGCTGTTTACCCTGTTTGTGAGCGGTTCCCTGGTGGGCAAGGGAGGCGTGTTGAGCACCTTGGGGTTGCTTCTGCTCCTGGTGGGCGGAGTTGGCGCCCTGATTTATTACTTCCTCAACCGGGAACTGACCCTGGGTTTCCATGAGGACAGCGGGGCGGCCCTGGGCATCACCTTTAAGCGTTCCGTCATCGAAGGTCAGGAAATCAACGAGGAAGCCCTGCGGCGCATTATCGCCATTGTGGAACACCTGCTGGCCGGTACGCCGGTGCCCGCCCAGGTGAGCCTGGGTGGCGCCCCTGCCAATCCCCGTCTGGCGGAAGCGGCGCCCACCTCTTTCCGGGAAGTGCTCCAACCGACCCGGCCCAGCCTCTGCCCCGCCTGTCACCAGCCCGTGGGGCCGGAGGACACCTTCTGCGGTAGCTGCGGGCGGCGCCTGGATTAG